The following are encoded together in the Penicillium digitatum chromosome 3, complete sequence genome:
- a CDS encoding Amino acid permease: MTLPVVALDVINSPQDVRTSESHQNSGGVSVTNEDDRELLKLGYRSVLARGWGSFDNFACSFSALNCVGGIRVLFYIALSGGGPAAIWSSWVSGSILSVITAACLAEACSSYPAAGSIYYWAFRSWGGGKVGRFISFLVAAWTLVAWTAFLASDSFGVANCLISDIVVFNPKTSFPYKTADVRARAVAWAISLLFLAIATMLNFLPPRMYSWVFRAGVTVIMIDMLLNFIWLPIGVSKTYGFQSAKYVFTSTYNGGETSPGLNWVLSWYMVASCLVGQDASGHVAEETVSAKRAAANGIFWATGASALCGFPIIILFLFCMPPIETFYNTSAPQPFINMYAMALGPHAHVVMTIISMIGAILNTSISLVAVSRLVFAVARDGVFPFSNVLSRVSESKQPQNAVIFISSIAALLLCTQLASQVAFSTLVSTSAAGSLAAYGLVGMGRAFITRTSFRPGFWDMGRFGVVAAVITFLWNGFAFAVLCAPAYSDSAINKNSSLFNYAIVIMGGVTTIAIAEWWRKSNGVWFEHLKIADSVAETGHSLGHEEKTGASAGTTAV, encoded by the exons ATGACCTTACCTGTTGTTGCACTCGATGTAATCAACTCCCCGCAAGATGTCCGGACCAGCGAATCTCACCAGAACTCCGGTGGAGTTTCCGTGACTAATGAAGATGATCGTGAACTCCTAAAGCTTGGCTATCGCTCTGTCTTGGCTCGAGGATGGGGCTCGTTCGATAATTTCGCCTgctccttctcggccttgaaTTGCGTCGGAGGAATCCGTGTGCTTTTCTACATCGCCCTCAGTGGAGGCGGGCCGGCCGCTAT CTGGAGCTCCTGGGTCTCCGGTAGCATACTCTCGGTCATCACGGCCGCTTGTCTCGCTGAAGCTTGTTCAAGCTATCCAGCTGCGGGGTCAATTTACTACTGGGCCTTCAGATCCTGGGGAGGCGGAAAAGTCGGCCGCTTCATTTCCTTCCTCGTTGCCGCATGGACATTGGTTGCATGGACCGCCTTCCTCGCGAGTGATTCGTTCGGCGTCGCCAACTGCCTGATTTCCGATATCGTCGTGTTTAACCCGAAGACGAGCTTCCCATACAAGACCGCCGACGTCCGAGCGCGTGCCGTGGCATGGGCCATCTCACTTCTTTTCTTGGCCATAGCTACAATGCTGAATTTCCTGCCTCCGCGCATGTACTCCTGGGTGTTTCGAGCGGGTGTGACGGTTATTATGATCGATATGCTGCTCAACTTTATCTGGCTTCCCATCGGCGTCTCCAAGACGTACGGCTTCCAGTCAGCCAAATACGTGTTTACGTCTACATACAATGGCGGGGAGACCAGTCCCGGGCTGAACTGGGTTCTGTCTTGGTACATGGTCGCCAGTTGTCTCGTGGGACAGGATGCTTCAGGCCATGTCGCAGAAGAAACCGTATCGGCCAAGAGAGCCGCCGCGAATGGTATCTTCTGGGCAACCGGTGCGTCTGCGCTGTGCGGCTTCCCGATCATTATCTTGTTTCTCTTCTGCATGCCTCCGATTGAGACGTTTTACAACACTAGCGCACCCCAGCCGTTCATCAACATGTACGCGATGGCGCTTGGTCCTCATGCCCACGTTGTGATGACCATTATCTCGATGATCGGAGCAATTCTTAACACTTCGATCTCCTTGGTTGCTGTATCCCGACTTGTGTTCGCCGTAGCGCGCGATGGCGTGTTCCCATTCAGCAACGTGCTGTCGCGTGTGTCGGAGTCAAAACAGCCTCAAAACGCTGTCATCTTCATTTCCTCCATTGCCGCGCTTCTCCTCTGCACTCAGCTCGCGTCGCAAGTGGCTTTCTCCACCTTGGTTTCTACCTCGGCTGCGGGTTCCCTTGCAGCATACGGTCTAGTTGGAATGGGCCGCGCGTTCATCACGCGTACATCCTTTCGCCCAGGCTTTTGGGATATGGGCCGATTTGGCGTGGTCGCCGCTGTTATTACGTTCTTATGGAACGGGTTTGCTTTCGCTGTTCTTTGCGCCCCGGCCTACTCGGATAGTGCAATTAACAAGAATTCCAGCTTGTTCAACTATGCGATTGTGATTATGGGCGGTGTGACTACCATCGCGATTGCCGAGTGGTGGCGGAAGTCCAACGGCGTCTGGTTTGAGCATCTTAAAATTGCCGACTCAGTTGCCGAGACAGGGCACTCTCTTGGACATGAGGAGAAGACGGGTGCCTCGGCCGGTACGACTGCTGTTTGA